From a region of the Tenggerimyces flavus genome:
- a CDS encoding glycoside hydrolase family 172 protein has product MNGFAGFNSGLGDLWRLSSSVTRSISAENPTGEKGKGGAATEGTGAKAARDLGLGWKVSPSIHIESGEVATLADIQGAGGIQHIWLTTHTNNWRKLVLRFYWDGDTSPAVEVPVGDFFGQGWGKFAQLSSLPVAVNPHGGFNCYWPMPFKSGARITLENLSDDQMTVYFQVDYALSEGASSTEDVAYFHAQWRRSNQLQYKDVHTILDGVSGSGHYVGTYLAWGVNSSGWWGEGEIKYFLDGDDEFPTICGTGTEDYFGGAWNFDVPGNGYTEFSTPFLGLHQVLRPDGLYQSQQRFGMYRWHVLDPIRFGSDLKVTIQALGWRNDGRYLPLQDDIASTAFWYGKETSYPQPEFPGKDHLEIK; this is encoded by the coding sequence GTGAACGGCTTTGCTGGCTTCAACAGTGGACTGGGCGACCTGTGGCGGCTGTCGTCGTCGGTCACCCGTTCTATCAGTGCGGAGAATCCCACCGGCGAGAAGGGCAAGGGTGGCGCGGCCACGGAGGGAACGGGCGCGAAGGCGGCGCGCGACCTCGGACTGGGGTGGAAGGTCTCCCCGTCGATCCACATCGAGTCCGGCGAGGTCGCCACGCTGGCGGACATCCAGGGTGCCGGTGGGATCCAGCACATCTGGCTGACGACGCACACGAACAACTGGCGCAAGCTGGTCTTGCGCTTCTACTGGGACGGCGACACCTCGCCGGCCGTCGAGGTGCCGGTGGGCGACTTCTTCGGCCAGGGCTGGGGCAAGTTCGCGCAGCTGAGCTCGCTGCCGGTGGCGGTCAACCCGCACGGCGGTTTCAACTGCTACTGGCCGATGCCGTTCAAGTCCGGTGCCCGGATCACGCTGGAGAACCTCAGCGACGACCAGATGACCGTGTACTTCCAGGTCGACTACGCGCTCTCCGAGGGAGCTTCGTCGACTGAGGACGTCGCGTACTTCCACGCCCAGTGGCGGCGGTCGAATCAGCTGCAGTACAAGGACGTTCACACGATCCTCGACGGCGTGTCGGGCTCGGGGCACTACGTGGGCACGTACCTCGCGTGGGGTGTGAACAGCTCCGGCTGGTGGGGCGAGGGCGAGATCAAGTACTTCCTCGACGGTGACGACGAGTTCCCGACCATCTGTGGAACGGGCACCGAGGACTACTTCGGCGGCGCGTGGAACTTCGACGTTCCGGGCAACGGTTACACGGAGTTCTCGACGCCGTTCCTGGGCCTGCACCAGGTCCTGCGCCCGGACGGTCTGTACCAGAGCCAGCAGCGTTTCGGCATGTACCGCTGGCACGTGCTCGACCCGATCCGCTTCGGGTCGGACCTCAAGGTGACGATCCAGGCGTTGGGCTGGCGCAACGACGGTCGCTACCTGCCCCTGCAGGACGACATCGCCTCGACGGCTTTCTGGTACGGCAAGGAGACCTCGTACCCCCAGCCCGAGTTCCCGGGCAAGGACCACCTCGAGATCAAGTAG